The nucleotide window CCAGTTGCCATCATCGTCCGGGCCCGGGTGGGCGATGGCGATGGCTCCGGTGCCGAGCACGGTGATCGCCCCGCCGGTTCCGCCGAGGGCGCCGAGGTGGGCGGTGACGGCATCGATGGCAGCGACCGCGGGCACCCCGAATTCGGTGGAGATGTCGGTCAGTGCCTCTGTCGGGTCTTCCGCCAAGGAGGCGATGCCGGTGGCGCCGATGCCGATGCCGGTGACCTCAGAGAAGCGGTCGGCCCAGGTCTTCGCGGCCGTCCTCACGAGTGTCCGGACGATGTCGAGGACGGTGCTGCCGCCCGGTCCGATCTCGATGCGGGGTCCGGTCATCTGGTCGAGGATGCGCGGTCCGGCGCCCACCCCGTCGGACGACACTTCCGAATCGCTGCGAGGCTCGCTGTCGACGCTGCCGTTCAGGTCGACTGCACCGAGTGCGGCTCGGCTGCCGGTCCCGCCGATGTCGATGCCGAGGATCAGACTCATGCGCCACCGACGAGTTCGGCGATTGCGGCCCGGACCGAACCGTCATGGGTCTCCAGTGTCGACGCTGCCAGGGCGGGGGCCGCCTCGGTGAAGGAGACGACGATCGCGGTCTTGAGGTCGCCATCGCAGCGCTCGAGCAGGTCCCTCGCATCCTCATCAGACAGGTCTGCGGCCTCCATGAGGATGCGCACGGTGCGTTCGCGCAGCTTCGCATTCGTGGCGACAACGGAGACCATGAGGTTGTCCCACGTCCGGCCCAAGGCGACCATGAGCGCGGTCGAGAACCCGTTGAGGGTGAGTTTCTGCGCAGTGCCGGCCTTGAGCCTCGTCGACCCGGTGATCACCTCGGGGCCGGTATCGAGCACGATGTGATCATCGGCCTTCTCCGCCAATGGGGCGTGCGGATTGTTCGAGATGAGCACGGTGTGCGCACCGTTCGCCCGCGCCGCGTCGAGCGCCCCGCCGACGTACGGGGTCGACCCGCTTGCGGCGATGCCGATGGCCACATCATCGGGTCCGAGTTCGGATCCGGTCGCACGCCCGTCGGCCGCGGAGTCCTCGGCGTTCTCCACCGCGTTGACCAGGGCCGCCTGGCCGCCGGCGATATGCCCGATGACCCGACCGGGTTCGAGGTTGAACGTCGGCAGCAGCTCACTCGCGTCGAGGACCCCCAACCGTCCCGAGGTGCCCGCACCGAAGTAGTGGACGCGGCCGCCTCGGCGCATGCGTGTCGCGCTCGCGTCGACGAGGCGGGCCAGCTGCGGCAGGGCCGCTGAAACCGCGTCGATGACGGCGTGGTCCTCAGAGTTGAGGACGCGCAGCACCCCGAGGGTGTCGAGTTCGTCGAGACCGGAGCTCGCCGGGTTGCGCTGCTCGGTCGGCGACAGGGGACGTGCGGTCGACGCCGCCGGCGTCGCTTCCGGCGACGGGGTCGGTCGGGCTGAGCCGGGCTGGGAGGAGGTCATGGGCGGCTGCTTCCTTCCACCTCGGCGATGGGCTCTTCGACGACCTTGGTCTTGTGGCGCAGGCCGAGCAGCCCGCCGACGATGAAGGTGACGATGACGCCGAGCAGCGGGTACCACTGCCACGCCACCCACACCTCACCGGTGACGTACTTCTCCATGACGAAGAAGAAGGCGTTGACGGCCACGGCCAGGGCGAACGCGATGTTCGCATCCGCGGCCCGGGCGCGCTTGTTGACGATGCCGAAGACGAACGCGCCGAGCAGACCGCCGTAGGTGATGCCGGCGATGCCGAGGGCGAGGATGACGATGTTGCCGGAATCGGACTCGAAGATCGTGGCCGGGAGGATGAACGCGATGCCCCAGCCGATCGTCGCCCAGCGACCGACCTTGAAGCCCTGCTCATCGGTCATCGGGGTCCGCTTGAGCTTCGCGTAGACGTCGTTGACCGTCGACGAGGACAGGGCCGACAGCGACGAGGACAGCGTCGACATCGCAGCGGCGAGGATGCCGGCCAGCAGCAGCCCGGAGACGCCAGTGGGCAGGCCCTCGATGATGAACAGCGGGAAGATCTCATCGTCGCGGGTCAGACCGAGATCGGCCGGCAGCGCGTGATCGTAGTAGGCCCACAGGGCCAGTCCGACGAGCAGGAAGATCGCGAACTGGACGACCACGACGAAGCCGGAGGTGATGAGCGCCTTCTGCGCCTCGAGCTTCGACCGGCAGGAGAGCAGGCGCTGAACGATGAGCTGATCGGAGCCGTGCGAGGCCATCGCGAAGACCGCACCGCCGAGGACGGACGGGATGAACGAGGTGTCCGCGGAGATCGGATTGCCCTCGAAGACGAAGATGTTCGCCTTCCCGGCTTCGACCGCCTCGGCGAACCATCCGCCGCCGATCGATGCGGAGATGATGATGATCGCGAGGATCCCACCGAGGACGTAGAGGAACATCTGCGCGACGTCGACCCAGACCACGGCCTTGATGCCGCCAATGAACGTGTAGACGATCGTGACCAGCGAGAGGACGACGATGATGACGAAGTAGTTCGTGTGGATGCCGAGCCCGTCGAGGATGACCTTGAGCGGGATGGCTGCGGCGAGCACGCGGATGCCGTCGGCAAGCAGGCGGGTGAAGAGGAACGTCACACCGGCCGTGGTCTGCGTCGACTGTCCGAAGCGTTTGCCCAGGTAGGCGTAGGCGGTGATCATCTCACCGTCGTAGTAGCGCGGGAGCATGAAGTAGGCGACGACGACGCGGCCGAGGATGTAGCCGAAGCCCAGCTGCAGGTAGTTGAGGTCGCCGAGGTAGCTCATCACGGGGATGCCGATGACGGTCAGCGCGCTCGTCTCGGTGGCGACGACGGACAGGCAGACGGCCCACCACGGCAGGTCGCGCCCGCCGAGGAAGTAGCCCTTGAGGTTCTTCTGCTTGCCGCTCAGCGCCAGTCCCAGCCACGCCGTTGCGACGAGATAGGCGATGATCACCAGGAGGTCGATGATCTGCATTGGTCTCTCCTTGTTGGGGTATGAAGTCTTGGTCGGGGTCGGGTTGTGGGGTCGTGGTCGGGGTATCGGGTCTGAGCCGGGATATCGGTGGTGCTGGCCGGTTCAGTCGGCCAGTCTCAGCCGGGCGGGTCGTCGGTGGAGGGGTTCGGGCAGCTGAAGCGGCCCGTCACCGGGTGTGAAGCGCCCGGCGATGCGCGGGCCGCGTGCCCCGGTCAGGCTCGGTTCGGTGCCGTCGAGGCCGTGCCAGCTCAGCCACCCGAGGAGCGCCATGAGCAGCGCCTCCTTGCTGCCTTCCGGCAGCCCGAAGGCCTCGTCGGTGCTGGTCAGTTCGACGTTCTCGCCGAGCTCTTCGCCGAGGCGGCGCATGAGTTCGGGATTGCGAGTCCCACCTCCCGACGCGATGACGGTGGTGACGTCGTGACGGCGGGCCGCCTCGGCGATGGTGCGCGCGGTCAGTGCCGTGACCGTCGCGATCTGATCATGCTCGCCGAGGTGGGGGTGGGACCTGAGGTATGAGTCGAGGTAGGCGGCGTGGAAGAGTTCCTTGCCCGTCGATTTCGGGGCCGGGAGCTCGTAGTACGGTTCGGTCAGCAGCTCGGTGAGCAGCTCCTCGTCGACGGTGCCGGCGGCGGCGAGCGCACCGTCGCGGTCGTATCCCTGCGAACCGTCGGTGATGCGGCGGGCGAGAATGTCGATGAGGGCGTTCGCCGGCCCCGTATCGAAGGCGACGGGATCCTGATCAGGGGCGATGACAGTGATGTTCGCGATCCCGCCGAGGTTGAGCACCGCGGTGGGTGCGGTGGCGTCGGCCTCGGTGGCGTCGGCCTCGGCGGCGTCGGCCTGGGTGGCGTCGGCCTGAGCGGCATCCGAGAGAAGCAGGGAGTCGAGCAGCCCGACAAGCGGTGCGCCCTGACCGCCGGCGGCGACGTCGCGGGAGCGGACGTCGGAGAGCACGGGAACTCCGAGCCGCTCGGCGATGAAGGCCGGCTGCCCGAGCTGGAGGGTCGAGGTGACCTGCCCGTCGCTGATGTCATGGCGGACCGTCTGCCCGTGGGAGACGACGAGGTCGGGGCGCAGGTCATGGTCACTGCAGAGTTCGGACAGTGCCTCGGCGGAGAACCGGCCGAGGCGCGCGTCGACGCTGCTGACCAGGGACAGCGGAACATCGGCGGGTTCGAGGAGGCGGAGGATGTCGGCGGAGAGCTCCTCATCGAAGGGGGTTTCGCGTTCGGCGAGGATGCGCACGGTCAAGGTCGTCGGGTCGGCGCCGACGAGGTCCGAGCCGACGGTGGGGTCGGGCAGGAACTCCGCGATGACGAGGTCGAGTCCGTCGGCGGAGGTTCCGGTCATGAGTCCGGCGATGATCATGGCTGCTCTCCTCCTGAGTGCGCGGGAACGGCGCCGTCCGGGGTGGCGTCTGCGGGTCCGGTCGGTGCGATGTCGACGGCGGGGACGGTGAGCTCGGTGCGGACCT belongs to Brevibacterium spongiae and includes:
- the murQ gene encoding N-acetylmuramic acid 6-phosphate etherase, producing MTSSQPGSARPTPSPEATPAASTARPLSPTEQRNPASSGLDELDTLGVLRVLNSEDHAVIDAVSAALPQLARLVDASATRMRRGGRVHYFGAGTSGRLGVLDASELLPTFNLEPGRVIGHIAGGQAALVNAVENAEDSAADGRATGSELGPDDVAIGIAASGSTPYVGGALDAARANGAHTVLISNNPHAPLAEKADDHIVLDTGPEVITGSTRLKAGTAQKLTLNGFSTALMVALGRTWDNLMVSVVATNAKLRERTVRILMEAADLSDEDARDLLERCDGDLKTAIVVSFTEAAPALAASTLETHDGSVRAAIAELVGGA
- a CDS encoding sodium:solute symporter, producing the protein MQIIDLLVIIAYLVATAWLGLALSGKQKNLKGYFLGGRDLPWWAVCLSVVATETSALTVIGIPVMSYLGDLNYLQLGFGYILGRVVVAYFMLPRYYDGEMITAYAYLGKRFGQSTQTTAGVTFLFTRLLADGIRVLAAAIPLKVILDGLGIHTNYFVIIVVLSLVTIVYTFIGGIKAVVWVDVAQMFLYVLGGILAIIIISASIGGGWFAEAVEAGKANIFVFEGNPISADTSFIPSVLGGAVFAMASHGSDQLIVQRLLSCRSKLEAQKALITSGFVVVVQFAIFLLVGLALWAYYDHALPADLGLTRDDEIFPLFIIEGLPTGVSGLLLAGILAAAMSTLSSSLSALSSSTVNDVYAKLKRTPMTDEQGFKVGRWATIGWGIAFILPATIFESDSGNIVILALGIAGITYGGLLGAFVFGIVNKRARAADANIAFALAVAVNAFFFVMEKYVTGEVWVAWQWYPLLGVIVTFIVGGLLGLRHKTKVVEEPIAEVEGSSRP
- a CDS encoding anhydro-N-acetylmuramic acid kinase, which codes for MIIAGLMTGTSADGLDLVIAEFLPDPTVGSDLVGADPTTLTVRILAERETPFDEELSADILRLLEPADVPLSLVSSVDARLGRFSAEALSELCSDHDLRPDLVVSHGQTVRHDISDGQVTSTLQLGQPAFIAERLGVPVLSDVRSRDVAAGGQGAPLVGLLDSLLLSDAAQADATQADAAEADATEADATAPTAVLNLGGIANITVIAPDQDPVAFDTGPANALIDILARRITDGSQGYDRDGALAAAGTVDEELLTELLTEPYYELPAPKSTGKELFHAAYLDSYLRSHPHLGEHDQIATVTALTARTIAEAARRHDVTTVIASGGGTRNPELMRRLGEELGENVELTSTDEAFGLPEGSKEALLMALLGWLSWHGLDGTEPSLTGARGPRIAGRFTPGDGPLQLPEPLHRRPARLRLAD